Proteins found in one Nostoc sp. NIES-3756 genomic segment:
- the mnmG gene encoding tRNA uridine-5-carboxymethylaminomethyl(34) synthesis enzyme MnmG, translated as MTMHSSIEFQDAFDVIVVGAGHSGCEAALATARLGCRTLLLTLNLDKIAWQPCNPAVGGPAKSQLTHEVDALGGEIGKMADRTYLQKRILNSSRGPAVWALRAQTDKREYAAVMKNIVENQENLSIREAMVTDLVLGKNDEVIGVETYFGVAFECKAVILTTGTFLGGKIWVGNKSMPAGRAGEFAAEGLTQTLNRLGFETGRLKTGTPARVDKRSVDYSKMQLQPGDAEVRWFSFDPEVWVEREQIPCYMTRTTAETHRLIRENLHLSPVYGGWVDAKGPRYCPSIEDKIVRFVDKDSHQIFIEPEGRDIPELYIQGFSTGLPENLQLQMLRSLPGMEKCVMLRPAYAVEYDYLPATQCYPTLMTKKIAGLFCAGQVNGTTGYEEAAAQGIVAGINAARFVRNQEMIVFAREQSYLGTLVDDLCTKDLREPYRMLTSRSEYRLLLRSDNADQRLTPLGREIGLVDDRRWEMFTRKQAQITAEKERLYATRVKENDEVGKAIASDTQQAIKGSITLADLLRRPGFHYVDLDKYGLGNPSLTQAEREGAEIDIKYSGYLARQQSQIEQIARQAQRPLPGDLDYTKIDTLSKEAREKLSKVKPLTIGQAARIGGVNPADINALLIYLELRQTKNQTGLPALT; from the coding sequence ATGACCATGCACAGTTCAATCGAATTTCAAGACGCTTTTGATGTCATTGTCGTCGGTGCAGGTCACTCCGGTTGCGAAGCAGCCCTTGCTACTGCCCGCCTCGGTTGTCGTACCCTGCTACTGACACTCAACTTGGATAAAATCGCTTGGCAACCATGTAACCCTGCTGTGGGCGGGCCTGCCAAATCTCAGTTGACTCATGAGGTGGATGCTTTGGGTGGGGAAATCGGCAAGATGGCAGACCGCACATACCTGCAAAAACGCATCCTCAACTCTTCACGGGGGCCGGCAGTGTGGGCATTACGCGCCCAAACTGACAAGCGGGAATATGCGGCTGTGATGAAAAATATTGTCGAGAACCAAGAGAATTTGAGCATCCGGGAAGCGATGGTGACGGACTTGGTTCTGGGTAAGAATGACGAAGTTATTGGTGTTGAAACTTATTTTGGCGTAGCTTTTGAGTGTAAAGCCGTAATTTTGACTACGGGTACATTCCTCGGTGGAAAAATTTGGGTGGGGAACAAATCCATGCCAGCCGGACGCGCTGGGGAATTTGCGGCTGAAGGATTAACACAAACTCTCAACCGTTTGGGATTTGAAACCGGGAGGTTAAAGACTGGTACGCCGGCACGGGTAGACAAGCGGTCTGTAGATTACAGCAAAATGCAACTCCAGCCTGGGGATGCAGAGGTGCGTTGGTTTAGTTTTGACCCAGAGGTTTGGGTAGAACGGGAACAGATACCTTGTTATATGACCCGTACAACAGCCGAAACACATCGCTTGATTCGGGAAAACTTGCACCTATCGCCTGTGTATGGCGGCTGGGTAGATGCTAAAGGCCCCCGTTACTGCCCCAGTATTGAAGATAAAATTGTCCGTTTTGTTGATAAAGACAGCCATCAAATCTTTATTGAACCAGAGGGACGAGATATTCCTGAATTATATATCCAAGGGTTTTCCACAGGGTTGCCAGAAAATTTGCAACTACAGATGTTACGTAGTCTCCCTGGTATGGAAAAATGCGTAATGTTACGACCAGCTTATGCAGTGGAATATGATTACTTGCCTGCAACTCAGTGTTATCCCACACTGATGACGAAGAAGATAGCTGGCTTATTTTGTGCTGGACAGGTAAACGGAACCACAGGTTATGAAGAAGCGGCTGCCCAAGGAATTGTGGCAGGTATTAACGCAGCGCGGTTTGTACGCAATCAGGAAATGATTGTGTTTGCCCGTGAGCAAAGTTACTTAGGTACGTTGGTAGATGACCTGTGTACAAAGGATTTGCGCGAACCTTACCGGATGCTAACTAGTCGTTCTGAATATCGCCTGCTGCTACGTTCCGATAATGCAGACCAACGCCTGACACCCTTGGGACGGGAAATTGGCTTAGTAGATGATCGCCGTTGGGAAATGTTTACCCGCAAACAGGCACAGATCACAGCCGAGAAAGAACGGCTGTATGCTACCAGAGTCAAGGAAAATGATGAAGTAGGGAAAGCGATCGCCTCTGATACCCAACAAGCAATCAAAGGTTCGATTACCTTGGCGGACTTGCTACGTCGTCCTGGCTTCCATTATGTAGACCTTGATAAGTACGGGCTAGGAAATCCCAGTCTCACCCAAGCTGAAAGAGAAGGCGCAGAAATCGATATCAAATATTCCGGCTATCTCGCCAGACAACAAAGTCAAATTGAACAGATTGCCCGTCAAGCGCAACGCCCATTGCCAGGGGATTTGGACTACACAAAAATTGACACTCTTTCCAAAGAAGCAAGAGAAAAACTCAGTAAAGTTAAGCCTTTGACAATTGGTCAAGCTGCCCGTATTGGTGGGGTAAATCCAGCTGATATTAACGCTTTATTAATTTATTTAGAATTGCGTCAAACCAAGAACCAGACAGGATTACCAGCTTTAACTTAA
- a CDS encoding glucosaminidase domain-containing protein, with the protein MALLDDVVNKYLSTDLETIFGKVGIDADKISEINRQILKEVTLAQWLLESARATSKLATTANNFAGLKWRDPDMKGFAEALKIKVPSELEEVEFCKFPDVDGFFIGYWKFLARAPYKGLEEHTNTPENFIGFLKSKGYSSDPNYVTKVVSLLPEAQQLFTSVSREFTSASVEQLQLMRAPKEVSVGQVFIVEGVARLTDKGRVLSVMIDDRFPSEDITVGEDGKWRLNFVFNQAGDRTILIAIDDQSLEIKFKVVPVAQQNNLASTNPGAKAITLSGSVGVGGVNKANDLKAVKARLQELGYTWVGDPNTPTRDRGLEEAIRLFQSIITGSSTIKGDGRVDIDEMTHQWLQAANAPKWVLMPKSDPDNGFINGELAQTEDKHDFGTHWLADVIQAITQDYQNTYRDTHPNAAHFAINDVSLPHGGDTPDHHGHETGLMCDVFLPKKDGKFGGIFWTSPEYDQDAARAILKSIRKQKLVRAIFFNDSELIGEKLCTFASGHDHHIHFEINPPVRS; encoded by the coding sequence ATGGCATTATTAGATGATGTAGTAAATAAATATCTGTCTACAGATTTAGAAACAATCTTTGGAAAAGTTGGCATTGATGCTGATAAAATTTCTGAGATAAATAGACAAATTTTAAAAGAAGTTACCCTAGCACAATGGTTACTAGAATCTGCTAGAGCTACTAGTAAACTAGCGACTACAGCTAACAACTTTGCTGGCTTAAAATGGCGCGATCCTGATATGAAAGGTTTTGCCGAAGCGTTGAAAATTAAAGTACCTTCTGAACTAGAAGAAGTTGAATTTTGTAAATTTCCAGATGTTGATGGCTTTTTTATTGGCTACTGGAAGTTTTTAGCTCGCGCTCCCTACAAAGGTTTAGAAGAACATACTAATACTCCAGAAAACTTTATTGGCTTTCTCAAGAGTAAAGGTTATTCCTCTGATCCAAATTATGTCACCAAGGTTGTAAGTTTATTACCAGAAGCGCAGCAATTATTCACTAGTGTTAGTAGAGAATTCACTTCTGCTTCAGTAGAACAACTACAACTGATGCGTGCGCCAAAAGAAGTTAGTGTAGGGCAAGTTTTTATTGTAGAAGGTGTAGCACGTTTAACAGACAAAGGCAGAGTTTTATCGGTAATGATTGACGATCGCTTCCCTAGTGAAGATATTACAGTGGGTGAAGATGGCAAATGGCGACTAAACTTTGTCTTTAATCAAGCAGGCGATCGCACTATATTAATAGCCATTGATGACCAAAGTTTAGAAATTAAGTTTAAAGTTGTTCCCGTTGCTCAACAGAACAACCTAGCATCAACTAACCCAGGAGCTAAAGCCATTACACTCTCCGGTAGTGTGGGAGTTGGTGGAGTCAACAAAGCCAATGATCTCAAAGCTGTAAAAGCAAGGTTGCAAGAACTCGGTTACACATGGGTAGGCGACCCTAACACCCCCACTAGAGACAGAGGCTTAGAAGAAGCTATTAGGCTATTTCAATCAATTATTACGGGTAGCAGCACTATTAAAGGTGATGGCAGAGTTGATATAGATGAAATGACTCACCAATGGTTGCAAGCAGCTAATGCACCAAAATGGGTATTAATGCCAAAAAGCGACCCTGATAATGGTTTTATCAACGGTGAACTAGCACAAACCGAAGATAAACACGATTTTGGTACGCATTGGCTAGCTGATGTCATTCAAGCAATTACTCAAGATTATCAAAACACTTATCGGGATACTCATCCCAATGCTGCTCACTTTGCTATTAATGATGTCAGCCTACCACATGGCGGTGATACTCCTGACCATCACGGACATGAAACTGGCTTGATGTGTGATGTGTTCCTGCCAAAAAAAGATGGTAAATTTGGTGGCATTTTCTGGACAAGCCCTGAATACGATCAAGATGCAGCACGAGCCATTCTCAAATCAATCCGCAAACAAAAGCTAGTAAGAGCAATTTTTTTCAACGATAGCGAACTAATAGGAGAAAAACTTTGTACTTTTGCCAGTGGTCACGACCATCATATTCATTTTGAAATCAATCCACCAGTGAGAAGTTAA
- a CDS encoding DUF1304 family protein: MEITFKLLLGAIALIHIIFLTVEMFFWQGDFVQKKLMNNFTLEEQTAILARNQGLYNGFVAAGLIWVLFLMPMFPQVEAHGIGIFFLVCVAIAGIYASFTLIGHNCPPDTGASGVKQEDGLTKAVGTLLIQKLKDAGHTVVNCTPTSAGDVDDSLRQRVDKANSNNVNIFVSIHFNAANKEANGSEIYAISNSAKGIAQSVLKEIVQLGFRDRGVKSKSFFVLKNTQMPAILIECCFCDSQIDMDRFNAEDMAEAIKVGLIGEIKELSATTNQDYILEITVPTVLKASTQQASKLKPETLAEINPGKYPILDFSFEEQHYLVKWTDKSFANRDEHFVFAGHSKIEEKT, encoded by the coding sequence ATGGAAATAACTTTTAAATTACTTTTAGGTGCGATCGCCTTAATTCACATTATCTTTTTAACTGTGGAAATGTTTTTTTGGCAGGGAGATTTTGTTCAAAAAAAACTCATGAATAACTTCACATTAGAGGAACAGACTGCTATTCTTGCTCGTAATCAAGGATTATATAATGGGTTTGTAGCTGCTGGGTTAATTTGGGTACTATTTTTAATGCCAATGTTTCCCCAAGTTGAAGCACATGGTATAGGAATTTTCTTTCTAGTTTGTGTAGCGATCGCCGGAATTTATGCTAGTTTTACCTTGATCGGACACAATTGTCCTCCTGATACTGGTGCATCAGGCGTTAAACAAGAAGATGGTTTAACCAAAGCTGTTGGCACATTACTGATACAAAAACTTAAGGATGCGGGTCATACTGTTGTCAATTGCACACCTACATCTGCTGGTGACGTTGATGATTCTCTCAGGCAAAGGGTTGATAAGGCAAATAGTAATAATGTGAATATTTTCGTGTCAATTCACTTTAATGCAGCTAATAAAGAAGCCAACGGCTCAGAAATCTACGCAATTAGTAACTCTGCCAAGGGTATAGCACAATCTGTGCTTAAAGAGATTGTCCAGCTTGGTTTTAGAGATAGAGGTGTTAAATCTAAAAGTTTCTTTGTTTTAAAAAATACACAAATGCCAGCTATCTTAATTGAGTGCTGTTTTTGTGACTCTCAAATAGACATGGATCGCTTTAATGCCGAGGACATGGCTGAAGCTATCAAAGTTGGATTAATTGGTGAGATAAAGGAACTTTCAGCAACAACAAATCAAGATTATATTTTGGAAATTACAGTACCAACTGTTCTCAAAGCATCAACACAACAAGCATCAAAGTTAAAGCCAGAAACCTTAGCTGAAATTAATCCAGGTAAGTACCCAATCTTAGACTTCAGTTTTGAAGAACAGCATTATCTAGTCAAGTGGACTGATAAGAGTTTCGCCAACCGCGACGAGCATTTTGTTTTTGCTGGACACTCCAAAATTGAGGAGAAAACATGA
- a CDS encoding WD40 repeat domain-containing protein, with protein sequence MKDGWLMTGNEALNLVNAILGAKLGIKLNDVKSVVFLESWQGNTYEAIAEKLGYQNDYIKQVGSQLWRSLSQVFGEEVTKKNIRTVLLHYQQFPSHTQDWGEALDVAQFYGRQVELQTLTTWIECDRCRFIGLFGLGGIGKSSLSVKLAQKLEFQFTHIIWRSLGQALTLDALLSEILPILAGSEVTIDISIHALMKQLQQKRCLLVLDNVESILQPGNRAGQYQLEFEPYQQLFERICDERHQSCLIVTGREKPGSIAVREGKNLPVRSLVVSGITQAAGQQILIDKGLAATPAQYQTLVNYFGGNPLALKIAATTIQDIFCSDIQAFLAQGNTVFSNLWDLLKQQFERLSPLQKQIMYWLAINREEVTAARLKAQILPSVTQQEILEALESLKGLCLIETGSTGLTQQPVIMEYVTQQFIQTLEGEIITGELDLFHSHAIIEAVTPDYIREAQTQLILHPLLEQLLTHFGTKSQLEHYLSKILRELRKHSVWQTGYTTGNLLNLFSYLQTDLQGYDFSGLTIRQAYLANTNLHQTNFIDAQFIGTVFAETFGGVVSVAFSPDGKYFATSDTKGEIQIWDADTAKQLLRCRGHQHWTWAVAFSPDGMYLASASDDYLVKLWDVETGRCLQTYTGHTYSVNDVAFSPHGILASCGQDATIRLWAIADEQIYASVLVGHQGRVWAIAFHPDGKTLASCGEDCTIRLWDITTGKNFCVWQAHEGWVRSLAFSPDGKLLASSSYDNTIKLWDSKTQQCLQILHGHRQAITAIAFSPHSQQLASSSYDRTIKLWDINTGNCQKTFLGHNSRVWAVTFHPQEQKLVSAGDDHATKIWNIHTGRCTKTLKGHTNSVLSLALSPDGNYLASGHEDQTIKLWHIKSGTIIQTLREHTNRVWSVAFHPHSHQPLLASGSADYTIKLWDWQLGICLQTLHGHNSWVWTVVFSPDGRKLASSSYDQTVKLWDISTGQCLQTFLGHTSSVVSVAFSPDGKLLASSEFDGIIKLWNIETGECCQSLTGHTNSIWSVSFSPDGQWLLSSSFDHTLKLWSVSTGECLRTYTGHQAPILKSQFSPNGQLIVSGSLDRSLKIWDTLTGECYYTLTGHSDLIYTLLVAFIAVGDGAVKLTAFSGSLDETIKVWNLQTYQCEQTWRVSRPYEGMELSKNQGLTEAQLATLQALGAVIHCESGNLKIDNIMSA encoded by the coding sequence ATGAAAGACGGTTGGTTGATGACGGGAAATGAGGCACTTAATTTAGTAAATGCAATTTTAGGCGCTAAATTAGGAATAAAGCTGAATGATGTAAAATCTGTAGTCTTTTTAGAAAGTTGGCAGGGAAATACTTATGAGGCAATTGCGGAGAAATTAGGTTATCAAAACGATTATATTAAACAGGTCGGCTCCCAGTTGTGGCGATCGCTCTCTCAGGTTTTTGGTGAAGAAGTCACAAAAAAGAATATCCGCACGGTTTTACTTCACTATCAGCAATTCCCAAGCCACACACAAGATTGGGGAGAAGCGCTTGATGTTGCGCAATTTTACGGTCGTCAAGTAGAATTGCAAACATTAACGACATGGATTGAGTGCGATCGCTGTCGTTTTATTGGTCTTTTCGGATTGGGTGGAATTGGCAAAAGTAGTCTATCGGTAAAATTGGCGCAAAAATTAGAGTTCCAGTTTACCCACATAATTTGGCGTAGTTTAGGGCAAGCATTAACTTTGGATGCCTTACTGTCCGAAATCCTGCCAATTTTAGCTGGGTCAGAAGTTACTATAGATATTTCCATTCATGCTTTGATGAAACAGTTGCAGCAAAAGCGCTGTCTGTTAGTTTTAGATAACGTAGAGTCTATATTGCAACCTGGAAACCGAGCAGGGCAATATCAATTAGAATTTGAACCATACCAACAGCTATTTGAGCGCATATGTGATGAACGCCATCAAAGTTGTTTGATAGTTACAGGAAGAGAAAAACCAGGCTCGATAGCGGTACGCGAAGGGAAAAATTTACCTGTGCGATCGCTTGTTGTGAGTGGAATTACACAAGCAGCAGGTCAGCAAATCCTCATAGACAAAGGTTTGGCAGCAACACCAGCCCAGTATCAGACCTTAGTAAACTACTTTGGGGGAAATCCTCTAGCACTGAAAATTGCTGCCACCACCATTCAAGATATATTTTGTAGTGATATACAGGCATTTTTAGCCCAAGGCAATACTGTTTTTAGCAATCTCTGGGATTTACTTAAACAACAGTTTGAGCGTTTATCACCTCTACAAAAGCAGATTATGTACTGGCTAGCCATTAATCGGGAAGAGGTGACAGCAGCTAGGTTGAAAGCACAAATATTACCATCAGTAACGCAACAAGAAATATTAGAAGCCTTAGAATCCCTCAAGGGTTTGTGTCTGATAGAAACGGGGTCAACCGGATTAACACAGCAACCCGTGATTATGGAGTATGTAACACAACAATTTATCCAGACTCTAGAAGGGGAAATTATCACAGGTGAACTAGATTTATTTCACAGCCACGCCATCATCGAAGCCGTAACACCAGACTATATCCGCGAAGCCCAAACTCAACTCATCTTACACCCACTGTTAGAACAGTTGTTAACTCACTTCGGCACAAAAAGCCAACTTGAACATTACCTGAGCAAAATCTTAAGGGAATTACGAAAGCATTCAGTATGGCAAACTGGTTACACAACGGGTAATTTATTGAATTTATTTAGTTATTTGCAAACAGACTTACAGGGGTATGATTTTTCTGGACTGACTATTCGTCAAGCTTACTTAGCCAACACTAATTTACATCAGACTAATTTTATTGATGCTCAATTTATTGGGACTGTTTTTGCCGAAACTTTTGGTGGTGTAGTCAGCGTAGCTTTTAGCCCAGATGGGAAGTATTTTGCTACTAGCGATACTAAAGGAGAAATTCAAATTTGGGATGCAGATACAGCAAAACAACTATTACGTTGTCGAGGACATCAACATTGGACTTGGGCTGTAGCTTTTAGTCCTGATGGCATGTATTTAGCCAGTGCTAGCGATGATTATTTAGTGAAATTATGGGATGTGGAAACTGGGCGATGTTTGCAAACTTATACAGGGCATACATACTCAGTTAATGATGTAGCTTTTAGTCCTCATGGCATTTTAGCAAGTTGCGGACAAGATGCCACTATTCGATTATGGGCGATCGCAGATGAACAAATATATGCCTCTGTATTAGTCGGTCATCAAGGGCGAGTTTGGGCAATTGCCTTTCATCCTGATGGTAAAACTCTCGCCAGTTGTGGGGAAGATTGTACAATTCGCTTGTGGGATATTACTACAGGTAAAAACTTTTGTGTTTGGCAAGCACATGAGGGCTGGGTACGTTCTCTAGCATTCAGTCCAGATGGTAAGTTACTTGCTAGCAGTAGCTACGACAACACCATCAAACTTTGGGATAGCAAAACCCAACAATGCTTACAAATTTTACATGGTCATCGACAAGCAATAACTGCGATCGCCTTTAGTCCCCACTCTCAGCAGTTAGCAAGTAGCAGCTATGACCGCACTATCAAACTCTGGGATATCAACACAGGCAATTGTCAAAAAACATTTCTTGGTCATAATAGCCGCGTTTGGGCAGTTACTTTTCATCCTCAAGAGCAAAAATTAGTCAGTGCTGGTGACGATCATGCTACCAAAATCTGGAACATTCACACAGGACGCTGTACAAAAACCCTCAAAGGACATACAAACAGCGTCTTATCTCTAGCTTTGAGTCCCGATGGTAATTACCTAGCCAGTGGTCACGAAGACCAAACCATCAAGCTTTGGCACATCAAAAGCGGTACTATCATACAAACATTACGAGAGCATACTAACCGTGTTTGGTCGGTGGCGTTTCATCCCCACAGTCACCAACCCCTACTCGCTAGTGGTAGCGCCGACTACACCATCAAATTGTGGGATTGGCAGTTAGGTATTTGTTTACAAACCTTACACGGACATAATAGTTGGGTGTGGACAGTAGTTTTTAGTCCAGATGGAAGAAAATTAGCCAGTAGCAGCTATGACCAAACTGTGAAACTTTGGGATATAAGCACAGGTCAATGTTTACAAACCTTCTTAGGACATACTAGTTCTGTTGTTTCTGTCGCCTTTAGTCCCGATGGTAAGCTATTAGCCAGCAGTGAATTTGACGGCATCATTAAACTGTGGAACATTGAGACAGGAGAATGTTGCCAAAGCCTGACAGGACACACAAATAGCATTTGGTCAGTTAGCTTTAGCCCTGATGGGCAATGGCTTTTAAGTAGCAGTTTTGACCACACACTCAAACTTTGGTCAGTCTCCACAGGTGAATGTCTACGAACCTATACCGGACACCAAGCCCCAATTTTAAAATCTCAATTCAGTCCAAATGGTCAATTGATTGTCAGTGGTAGTTTAGATCGCAGCCTGAAAATTTGGGATACGCTCACAGGAGAGTGCTATTACACGTTAACTGGTCACTCAGACCTAATTTACACTCTCCTAGTGGCTTTTATTG